The Populus alba chromosome 4, ASM523922v2, whole genome shotgun sequence genome contains a region encoding:
- the LOC118042793 gene encoding lysine-specific demethylase JMJ28 isoform X1, with protein sequence MEPLPDNLRCKRTDGRQWRCNRRVMDDKKLCEIHHLQGRHRQYRRKVPETLKLQRKKSKKSSASSSNFESLSRVSLKEGKLGKFKKKGKKLKRGDLQLDLIRMVLQREMEKRKNKKTKGFSEKESVNNGDGNDNVNVNDCSGSDSEEEGEGEELMRDLPNGFMAISPAKNFGNGNVGSCSGSHVDVKVGGGAFNGVNTARRCFRSKNIEPVPLGKLQVLPNKRDAVRLRKGKRKCHWCRSGSRTLIRCLSCRKEFYCLCCIKEQYLETQEDVRMKCPVCRRTCSCKACSAIQCRDIECKDLSKERSKVDKVLHFHYLICMLLPILKQINQDQSIEIEIEAKIKGLKPTEVEIQQAEISCNKQCCCNNCKASIVDFHRTCPDCSYSLCLSCCQDIFHGSLHGSVKGLLCKCPNGRKACISGKQLSEMKSLCATKLSYGRRFLGSKFSPCQSAAHCNGSIPCPPREFGGCGGSLLDLSCIFPLSWTKKLEVSAEELVGCYELPETLDVCSSCSLCVGLDCETNGIEQLQEAAAREDSSDNLLYYPTIMDIRGDNLEHFQKHWGRGQPVIVRNVLQSTSDLSWDPMVMFCNYLKNNAARSQNGQATDCLDWFEVEIGVKQMFMGSFKGLTNGNIWHEKLKLKGWLSSNLFQEHFPAHYTDILQALPLPEYMDPISGVLNIAAELPQETLKPDLGPCLYISYGSGESLAQADSVTKLRYNSYDVVNILAHTTDVPVSTKQLNYIRKLMTKHKEQNKESSEATLNEENIEVELHDMFREDMQVNKKVARISWFSAATHEAHASSLKDQEMFHDGDSDSDSDTDTDTEVSKFFFGPVKNSRTSDNLKFYGKHSESSNHFRMKKLSESCGAQWDVFRRQDVPKLTEYLRRNFNEFTYTYGLQKHMVHPILDQNFFLDASHKMRLKEEFKIEPWSFEQHVGEAVIIPAGCPYQIRNLKSCVSMVLDFLSPENVTECIQLIDELRQLPENHKAKVDSLEVKKMALHSISRAVKEIHELTCAGVSLEIVAKNVPRNSLEAS encoded by the exons ATGGAGCCGCTACCGGACAATCTCCGGTGCAAGAGGACAGACGGCCGGCAATGGCGGTGCAACCGGCGGGTGATGGATGATAAGAAGCTCTGTGAAATTCATCACCTTCAGGGCCGCCATAGGCAGTATAGGAGGAAAGTGCCCGAGACTTTGAAGTTGCAGAGAAAGAAGAGCAAGAAATCATCAGCATCAAGTTCTAATTTTGAATCCCTGAGTAGGGTTTCTTTGAAAGAGGGCAAATTAGGGAAATTtaagaagaaaggaaagaaattgaagaggggAGATTTACAGTTGGATTTGATAAGGATGGTTTTACAGAGAGAAatggagaagagaaagaataagaaaacGAAAGGGTTTTCAGAGAAAGAGAGTGTTAATAATGGTGATGGTAATGATAATGTGAATGTGAATGATTGTAGTGGCAGTgatagtgaagaagaaggtgAAGGGGAAGAGTTAATGAGAGATTTGCCAAATGGGTTCATGGCAATATCACCTGCCAAGAATTTTGGGAATGGCAATGTGGGTTCTTGTTCTGGTTCACATGTTGACGTTAAGGTTGGAGGGGGTGCTTTCAATGGGGTTAATACTGCTAGAAGATGTTTTAGGTCTAAAAATATTGAGCCAGTGCCACTTGGGAAATTACAG GTTTTGCCAAATAAGAGGGATGCAGTGAGATTGAGGAAGGGGAAGAGGAAGTGCCATTGGTGTAGGAGTGGATCAAGGACATTGATTAGGTGTTTGAGTTGTCGAAAAGAGTTTTATTGCTTGTGTTGCATCAAAGAGCA GTATTTAGAGACACAAGAAGATGTTAGGATGAAATGTCCAGTGTGTCGTAGAACTTGCAGCTGTAAGGCCTGCTCAGCAATTCAATGTAGGGACATTGAATGTAAG GACCTGTCCAAGGAGAGAAGTAAAGTTGACAAGGTTCtgcattttcattatttaatctGTATGCTTCTTCCTATActgaaacaaataaatcaagatcAGAGCATTGAGATAGAAATAGaagcaaaaataaaag GCCTGAAGCCCACAGAAGTTGAAATCCAGCAGGCTGAAATCAGCTGCAATAAGCAATGTTGTTG CAATAACTGCAAGGCTTCTATAGTGGATTTCCATAGGACCTGCCCTGATTGTTCCTATAGCCTTTGCTTAAGTTGTTGTCAGGATATTTTTCATGGGAGCTTACATGGAAGTGTTAAAGGTCTTTTATGCAAATGCCCAAATGGAAGGAAAGCTTGTATATCTGGCAAGCAACTTTCAGAAATGAAATCACTTTGTGCCACAAAGCTGAGTTATGGCAGAAGATTTCTTGGTTCTAAATTCTCACCATGTCAGAGTGCTGCGCATTGTAATGGAAGTATACCTTGTCCCCCTAGAGAGTTTGGTGGTTGTGGTGGTAGCCTTCTTGATTTAAGTTGCATATTCCCCTTAAGTTGGACCAAAAAGCTGGAAGTGAGTGCAGAAGAATTAGTTGGCTGCTACGAGTTGCCAGAAACCTTGGATGTTTGCTCAAGTTGTTCATTATGTGTTGGGTTGGATTGTGAAACAAATGGGATTGAGCAGTTGCAAGAAGCAGCTGCAAGAGAAGATTCTAGCGATAACCTTTTATATTATCCAACCATTATGGATATTCGTGGTGATAACCTTGAACACTTTCAGAAGCACTGGGGCAGAGGTCAACCTGTAATTGTTCGTAATGTGCTTCAGAGTACATCTGATCTGAGCTGGGATCCAATGGTCATGTTCTGCAATTATCTTAAGAATAATGCTGCAAGATCTCAAAATGGGCAAGCTACAGATTGTTTGGACtggtttgag GTAGAAATTGGTGTAAAACAGATGTTTATGGGGTCTTTTAAGGGTCTGACAAATGGCAACATATGGCATGAGAAGCTAAAATTGAAGGGTTGGCTTTCTTCTAATTTATTCCAAGAACATTTTCCTGCCCATTACACTGACATCCTTCAGGCTCTACCACTTCCAGAGTACATGGACCCCATCTCTGGTGTTCTAAACATTGCTGCAGAGTTGCCGCAGGAAACCTTGAAGCCTGATCTGGGTCCTTGTCTCTATATATCATATGGAAGTGGTGAGAGTCTTGCACAGGCCGATTCTGTGACAAAATTGCGATATAATTCATATGATGTG GTTAATATTTTGGCACATACAACTGATGTCCCTGTATCTACAAAACAGCTTAATTACATAAGAAAGTTGATGACAAAGCACAAGGAACAGAATAAAGAGAGCAGTGAAGCAACTTTAAATGAGGAAAATATTGAAGTGGAATTGCATGATATGTTCAGAGAAGATATGCAAGTAAACAAGAAAGTTGCTAGAATATCTTGGTTCTCTGCTGCAACACATGAAGCTCATGCTTCGAGTCTGAAAGATCAAGAAATGTTTCATGATGGGGATTCAGATTCTGATTCTGACACTGATACTGATACTGAAGTCTCAAAATTTTTCTTTGGACCTGTTAAAAATTCAAGGACATCAgataatcttaaattttatggGAAGCACTCCGAGAGCTCCAATCATTTCAGAATGAAAAAACTCTCTGAGTCTTGTGGTGCCCAATGGGATGTCTTTCGTAGACAGGATGTTCCCAAGCTTACAGAATACCTTAGAAGGAACTTTAATGAGTTCACTTACACATATGGCTTACAAAAGCAT ATGGTTCATCCAATACTTGATcagaatttctttcttgatgcATCTCATAAAATGAGACTTAAGGAGGAATTCA AAATTGAACCCTGGAGTTTTGAGCAACATGTTGGAGAAGCAGTGATTATTCCTGCTGGATGCCCTTACCAAATTAGGAATCTTAAG TCATGCGTCAGTATGGTTTTGGACTTCCTCTCACCAGAAAATGTTACTGAATGCATCCAGCTGATTGATGAGTTACGACAACTACCAGAGAACCATAAAGCCAAAGTAGACAGTTTAGAG GTGAAGAAAATGGCATTGCACAGTATTAGTAGAGCAGTCAAAGAAATTCATGAGCTTACATGCGCAGG